The nucleotide window TAGACTGTATGTTCAAATTTCACTTCAGTTTGGTTTACTCCCTAAACACAAATGAATTGAATTGAAATGAAGACTTTATGCTTAAGTAGCCAAAATGTTTAGTTTACTAtttaattcactgccattgagTGTTGCAGTCCCCAAGTTTTCAGAGTCATAAAGGTTACAGGAGCTGTTTTCAGAGGAAAGCATTGCCATTACAGAgtcagttatttaaaaaaattcccaTCAATCTCAGTCAACACAAGAACGCACTGACTATTCTCAGGTACAACTCTAACCATGATATTGCATGCTttaggctggcaaagcattatgggatgtGTCACTCTGCAACATCTGTCAATCTCTATTTTAACCACTCTTGCCATTACCCTAAACTCTGGTCCCTTGTACACTGTGTAACCAAAACCTAAAGTCATCCCTAACTTCAATCTTAACTTGactggcagcatttaacatacatGATGAATTGTAGCATTATTCACATTGCATTGGAACTTTTGCACATGCTGCTTTGACAGCGGAATATTAAAGGATGGATGGATAGTTAGTGCTTTGCATATGTCAGAAATTCACTCAGCTAAATAGAAACAGAAAACAGGCGCCAGTTCTTAACTTCCAAATATAGAGATGGAGATTAATTGGTGATTACTATGTATGTTTTGGTACAAGCTGTTCCACGTTAATACATCCTTGAATTTGAATGAACTGTAAGCTATTGGTGCATCAGGGGAATGGTGTAAATGCAATGTTTTGCAAGATTGCTATGGAACAGAGGAGAGTGATCCTGTGACAGATGGGATGCTGCTGAGAAACACTGAGACAGGTATCTGTACACGGCACACCTCTGTGGCAACCTATCCCAGGAGAGAGGGTGCGGTGAGGAGACACAGGCACCCTGAGGGAAGGCGGGGAGAAGGAGGACAATGAAAGCAagaggaaaaacaaaataaacagggGGATAAACACTGCCAGGCAGATAAGTGAGAAGTGGAAACAAACAAAGAAGGAGACAGCCTTAGGTCCAGGGCCAGCAGCAGGTCAATTCACACAGAGAGGCCTCCAGCAATATTGTAAAGTGTTTGATGTATTGCAGAACTCAGTAGATTTACAGGTGTTACTAACTGGGACTGTAAGAATTCAGAGGCAGAGAATGCAGTGTGCCCCGGCAGAAGGCAAAGGCGAGGTGCCCACTCATTGGAATGTTGGCGAGGTGGGCCAGTGGGTACGACTCAATGTGGGGGGCACTGTTTTCCTCACTACAAAGCAGACCCTCTGCCGGGAGCCCAATACCTTCCTCTGCCGTCTGTGTCAAGAGTCCCAGCTGCTGTCGGAGATGGTGAGACACTAAATAAGTCTATCTTTTCCTTCTTTCTCTCATATCAATCCTTCTCTCCACTTCACCCTGTTATATCTAATTTATCCCATCTCTCGCCTCCCTCCATTTTTCTTATATATCTTCATTCTCTATCATTCTGTCATGTTTCCTTTCTTTTCTCTCAAGGTATACACTCAAATATCTCTGTGCCACCATGTCTTCTTTTCCTTTCAACCTCTACCTCCATTTTTTTACTCCTACTTCCCTTTCTTTTTCGTTTCTCCTTCTCTTTTctctccctttccttttcctctttatttcatctcttttctctccctttcttttttctcttccttCTGTATAAAGCTCTCTTCCCTTCCTTATCCTTTTCCTCTTGCGTTTCTTTCTCATTCTTGCATTCTACAGTAAAAAGAAAGTAATTTATTTTCAACTTTGAGACCCCTTTTTTAATCGATCCTACATTTCTTTTCAATCATCTACGTACACACAATATCTGCTCCGCCCCTACCCACCCTTCACCATATTTCACCTCACATTTATATTTATCTCTCATCTATTTTTAGGATGAGACAGGAGCATTCCTCATCGACAGAGATCCGGCTTATTTTGGTGCCATCCTACGTTACTTAAGACACGGGAAACTTGTAATTGACAAAAATATCTGTATGGAAGGTAAAATCTTATACTACTCCCCGTAAGGTTCTGGTGTGATAGCTTCTCACCCCCATTAGAAATAATACCATGCACTCCAGCCATTGTGGATATCAGAAACGTGCCTGGTTGAGTAAGGTTGTGTAAAGCACATAAGCGGGCCTGTCAGAGGTTGTCTAGTTAGCTACttttaggcaacctttggcactccagatgttgtggactacacctcccatgatgctttgccagcattatagccgtaagagcattatgggggatgtagtccaaaacatctggagtgctgaaggttgcctacacaGTGGGGCAATTTTGAATATTCAATGTTTTGCTGGTATATACTCTATTAGTAGAAATCTAGAAATATCACTTATCCACATCCAGCAGTGAGAAGGATGCAATTTGTCATCCCAAATTAAAAAagcaaatctatttattttttttcttcgaaAAAGTGAATGCTTAGTTGGTGTGGTGTTTTTATtcgtgtcagtatatgtataaaaTCATATGGTTAACAGTTTTTTAATTAACTATGGTGTTccgtgtatttttttatatatgctacACTGTCTGTTTAACTTACCAGTACCACCAGATAGCATGTGTGCACCATATTTCAATGCTGTCCAACTTAGTCCTCaatttaatacattatatttaaacttcaaatgcaaatattgttttGAATAGTTTTCAaatgtttgcatatattttttaatgcattgcTTTTTAAATTGCTTTCAAAATATGAtaccacagtcttaaagggacatgccaggcacccagaccacttctgcccattggagtggtctgggtgccaactcccactactcttaaccctgcaagtgtaattattgcagttttcataaactgcaataattacattgcagggttaactcctcctctagtggctgtctactacacagccactagagggcacttccgtgtccatAGCAcgaaaaacctgtgctagagcatcgctggacgtccacacgctgtgtgaggacctccagcgtcgctcaattccccataggaaagcattgaaaagcattttcaatgctttcctatggagagctctaatgcgcatgcgcattaggtgtccccggccggtgggcgggatcagtctcgcccaccggccgacttgATGACTGGAAGTAGcggcggcgacccgaaaccactgccgagggacatcggcagggtctcaggtaagtgacctgaaggggtgaaaaccggggattgggaggtgggagggagaggggacctgcagtgccaggcactggagtttccctttaactggcTTTTTTCACCTTTTCTGTTCTACCCTATACACCTATTTCATCTCCTTTACAGTCCATTTCTCACTCCCTAAATCAATCTTTCTTAACTTCATTTCACATACAATCTCTTAATTTCATTAAATTCTTCTTCATTCTGTTTCCCCTGATTTACTTCAAGGAACACTTTAactcaaatatgtatttataacttTAGTGTCCCTGGTCTCTTTTTGGTTAAGGTAACCTCTCGAATTTCTCCTGCCACTCACCAATCTATTTCCCTCATACCCAAGATGTAATCATAAATGGTATCGTGAGTAGCAAACATGTATGTACATTTCTCTCCAGCCCCTACTTCTTCCCAGTGATGCTTAGTGAGATTTGCCCATAGATACCAGGTGGAGAAAGGATACAGTatccctccagcccctccatgtgcctcattccctcccccttagTAACTTCATGTGTCTTTATCGCTCCCCACCAGCTCCCCTATgtatctcattccctcccccaagcccctccatgtgtctcatatccctccagcccctccatgtgtctcattcccccccaccctctatATGTGTCTCAAATACCCCCAGCCCCTACATGTGTATCATTCCCTTCCCCACATGTGTatcattctctcccccctccaaccCCTACATGTGTATCATTCCCTTTCCCACCAGCCCCTCTAAGTGTCTTATTCACTCTCCCCagtcctttcccctcccccctctccccctctccctctcttccGCTCTCCCCCCAGCCACTCCATGTCTCTCATTACCGGTAGATCCCTGGGTGACTCCTGTGTTTAAGTCAGCTTGTGCCCATTGTAGGTGCATATATTTGTTAATGACAGTGTTAAtgttaaagggccactctagCAGCAATAAAGTTGTTATGTGGCCTGGAGACCTCCAGTGCCATCTTACCTAACAATCTAACAATTAAATCTTGGTCACCAATCGCTCCACCTCTCAGCCTGTGAATCCAGTGCTTCCCTAACAATCACCGAGGAAATACAGAGCAGGCACCCAAGGTCATCATTTCAGtgctaaatcattttaaaacagtttaacacaGTAAGGTAAGATAACTCCTGGAATCTTCAGAGGACATAATAACTTAATTTCAAAGTGTTCATTTATTTTTCCATGACTTGTTTGTTAGTTTAGTCTTTTGTGCcaattctaaataaataataaaaacatttttaaaaaaaattataaaataaaaatgaacacaaTGTttcgtttttaaaaaaataaataaaaatgtttgcatCTCTTGGCAAAGTGAGAACTACAAAGTTAAAAATCTAATTTACTGAGCCATGATCTTGATTTTTACGTGTTTGTTAACCATGTAATTTTGTTATGTCCATCCATGACTATTTTAAACATGTTCTTATTTTATCATTTCCCTTCAAGTCTCTATGATCATCTTACTGTCTGTTTGTTCTGGTAGGAGTTCTAGAAGAAGCAGAGTTCTATAACATTGCTTCCTTGGTTAAAATTATCCGTGAGAAGATGGAAGAGGCCGAAGCCAGTCAGGTAAACCTGTGTATGTGTAATACGTTTTCGGTCAGTGGGTTCAACAAGTTACTAAAGTTACAAGTTACTAAAAAATAATGTACCCACATTCACAATGGCAAATATGCATTATAATAAAATAGCTGGAGTACTTGTGGACAAGGTGGTCTTATtgccacatgtggtggacatgcttGGAGTAAACCAAATTACCACATTTTGAGGAGAAATAAGGACATTTTGTAAAGAATCTATCAAGGgcttgttttttgatttttttgatttttttttaaaggttactTTTTTTGTACCCATTCCTCTTTGTATTCATTGTGTTATCAATTGTTTAAAGTTAAAACATGTCTTGTGACTGTTACATTCGTGATGTCTGGACGCATTATTATCTTTCAATACAACAGCACAATTTAAAAGGtctcaaatgccttgtttgcctcgtgttctggggctgtccagcttactgtgagcagggccggactggcccaccgggataccgggaaatttcccggtgggccgtcggcacctggggccgggaaGGCAGCTGGCTGACGTGCGGCTGCTGGCTGGGGGAGCCGTTCtggtggccgctggctgggggagctcttttggcggccgcagggggagcaggctgttctgtctctgctcccccgccccagcgtgccgcttaatgagaccgcggccggaatatgacgtcatattccggccgcggtctcattaagctgcgcgcgagggcgggggagcagagacagaatagcctgctccccctgtggccgccaaaagagctcccccagccagcggccgccagaacggCTCCCTCTGCGGCCACCAGAAGAGCCAGCTGAGCTCCCCCATGCAGCCACCATCAAACTGAGctccccatgcggccgccagcacaaaggtaaaaattatgtgtgtcagtgtgagtgtatgtgtgtgtgtcatggtgtgtgtgtgtctgcctgtgtcattgtgtgtgtgtgtgtctctgtctgtcatggtgtgtgtgtctgtctctgtgtcatggggtgtgtgtgtgtgtctctgtgtcatggtgtgtgtgtctgtctgtgtcatgcaatgtgtgtctgtgtcattgtgtgtgtgtgtgtctgtcatgtaatgtgtgtatgtgtgtgttatggtgtgtgtgtgtcaaagtgtgtgtgtcttttttaaggtgtgtgtctgtcatggtatgtgtgtgtctctgtcatggtgtgtgtgtctgtgtcatggtgtgtctgtctgtcatggtgtgtgtgtgtgtttctgtctgtcacggtgtgtgtgtttgtcatggaatgtgtgtgtgtctgtctgtgtcacggtgtgtgtgtgtgtctgtgtcacggtctctctgtgtcgtggtgtgtctgcatgtgtcatgtaatgtgtgtctgtgtcatagtgtgtgtgtgtttgtgtcatggtctgtctgtgttatggtgtgtgtgtgtgtgtgtcaaggtgtgtgtgtgtgtcttttttaaggtgtgtgtctgtcatggtatgtgtgtatctctgtcatggtgtgtgtgtctgtgtcatggtgtgtctgtctgtcatggtgtttgtgtttctgtctgtgtcacggtgtgtgtgtgtctgtgtcacggtctgtctgtgtcatggtttgtgtctgtcatgctatgtgtgtgtgtatgtgtgtttttactcaccttttttttttcccccacgtcgtgctggtctcccctcaactggccctgccctggaaaaaaatctatgccagccccataagtcattgcgccatatattgtcacatgtaatatgtaaggctatgatgcactgacacaggaaggaccaatattttatattggaataagcaatatatatatatatatatatatatatatataaaatcaatcatctaaggtggcaagacatagccttacatattacatgcgacaatatatgtcgcaatgacttatggggctagcatagattttttttccagggctgctttggaatccccagtccggccctgactgtgagtgagtatagctgtcagtgtgtgtctgtgagtgagaatgggtgtgcctgtgagtgtgtgtcagtgtgtgtaagtcaTTTTATATGTgtctctgagagtgtgtgtctgtcagtgagtgggtgtgccaatgactgtgtatctgtcagtgagtgtatatcagtgcatgtatcaatgagggcatgtgtctgtcagtcaaaaaaatggccttgacacgaattcggggggcaaatttagattttgggggtgcccaaatttagtcgtgcctagggcagcacaaatccaaaatacatcactgcagaccccatgagcacttcaaatcactaaagtggttatggttcttggagtaaccctttaaggattaGCAAAATAATTCATAAATATAATTAAGTGTAATCCAAACAGAGATCTTGGAACCAAAAACACACAGCATCATATTAGGATTGCCATTGATAAACTTGAGATCACATATGCATTTTCTTGTGACACGACAGTGTTTTAATATTGTCAGTGAATTCTGTTAAGCAGACATTCCTGTGAATCCTCCATGTCTGCCCTGGGAGAAT belongs to Pelobates fuscus isolate aPelFus1 chromosome 7, aPelFus1.pri, whole genome shotgun sequence and includes:
- the KCTD17 gene encoding BTB/POZ domain-containing protein KCTD17, whose protein sequence is MQCAPAEGKGEVPTHWNVGEVGQWVRLNVGGTVFLTTKQTLCREPNTFLCRLCQESQLLSEMDETGAFLIDRDPAYFGAILRYLRHGKLVIDKNICMEGVLEEAEFYNIASLVKIIREKMEEAEASQFQQKHVYRVLQCQEAELAQMVSTMSDSWKFEQLVNVGSPYSYSSEGQAEFLCVVSRELQNKFKSRSSQACSTVPSCNSEQGEDNVLNPECIVLQEERERN